CGGTTGGGCTTCCTCGCCGACGCTCAGTCTGGCAGTCCGGGTGCCATTCTCCAGCGGGTGTTGGAAGACCATTATCAAACCGTAGATGCGGTGGAAATTCCTGCTGAAATCCTCTGCCAGCATGACCTTCCCGACGCTGACATGCTAGCGGAATTTCTCTCCAGCCGACGGGGACGCAAGGTGGCGATCGCCGTTCCCCAGCGCCAGGGCAAAGCCGATTTATTGGACATGGTGGAACGCAACGCCGGCTATGAGCTGGCCCGCACTCAGCGGTTTGCCGATCGCAACCAGCAGGCCCTCCTCGACCTAGCCGACCTGCTCGACCTGCCCGATATCCCCCACCGCATTGAAGGCTACGATATTTCCCATATTCAAGGCTCCGACGCCGTTGCATCCCAAGTCGTCTTTGTAGACGGCCTGCCCGCCAAGCAGCACTACCGCCACTACAAGATCAAATCCGCTCAGGTGCGGGCCGGCCATTCCGACGACTTCGCCAGCATGGCCGAGGTGATCCAGCGCCGCTTCCGCCGCTATGCCCAGTCTCCAGGGGCGATCGCTCCCACGCCCACCCCCTTACCCCATCAATCCAGCGAAAAAGTCAGCAACTTTCCCGACCTGATCATGATCGACGGCGGCAAGGGTCAGCTCTCCGCCGTGGTGAAGGTGCTGCGAGATATGAACCTGCTTGATGAGGTGCGGGTTGTCAGCCTAGCGAAACAGCGGGAAGAAATTTTTCTGCCTGGCGAATCCTTACCGTTGACCACCGAGGCCGAACAGCCTGGCGTGCAGCTTTTACGACGATTGCGCGACGAAGCCCACCGCTTTGCCGTCAGCTTCCATCGCCAAAAACGCAGCGATCGCATGACGCGATCGCGCCTAGATGACATCGCCGGTCTAGGCCACCACCGCCAAAAGCAACTGCTGGCCCACTTTCGCTCCATCGACTACATTCGCCAGGCCAGTCCCGCTCAGATTGGAGAAGTATCGGGCATTGGCCCCAAGCTAGCCCAGCAGATTTACGACTACTTTCATCCACCGCAGCCGGACGATCATCCCGAGCCATCGAGTTCCGAATAGGTCACAGAAAGGCTCTCACGGTGGATCTCACGGTGAACTCACGGTAGCTCTCACTCTGGAGAGTCTTCTTGCTCATCTCCATCAAGGTCTGCGTCATCTTGAGCATCATCAGTCGCCTGAGTCTCC
This portion of the Candidatus Obscuribacterales bacterium genome encodes:
- the uvrC gene encoding excinuclease ABC subunit UvrC; amino-acid sequence: MTTGSTTPTLVKHPERLEARLKEIPLTPGVYFMRDAADNILYIGKSKKLRSRVRSYFRDRHDHNPRTALMVMQVVEIEFIVTDTEAEALALEANLIKQHQPHFNVLLKDDKKYPYLCITWAEDYPRIFITRKRRSGQVKDRYYGPYVDVYVLRSTLSLVKRLFPLRQRPKPLFKDRPCLNYDIGRCPGVCQHLITPEDYRKIIKKVAMIFQGRTRELEELLTEHMERAADDLNFEQAARLRDQIRGLQSLGADQKVALSDDTVSRDAIALMADDHHACIQLFQIRAGRLVGRLGFLADAQSGSPGAILQRVLEDHYQTVDAVEIPAEILCQHDLPDADMLAEFLSSRRGRKVAIAVPQRQGKADLLDMVERNAGYELARTQRFADRNQQALLDLADLLDLPDIPHRIEGYDISHIQGSDAVASQVVFVDGLPAKQHYRHYKIKSAQVRAGHSDDFASMAEVIQRRFRRYAQSPGAIAPTPTPLPHQSSEKVSNFPDLIMIDGGKGQLSAVVKVLRDMNLLDEVRVVSLAKQREEIFLPGESLPLTTEAEQPGVQLLRRLRDEAHRFAVSFHRQKRSDRMTRSRLDDIAGLGHHRQKQLLAHFRSIDYIRQASPAQIGEVSGIGPKLAQQIYDYFHPPQPDDHPEPSSSE